The Brassica oleracea var. oleracea cultivar TO1000 chromosome C6, BOL, whole genome shotgun sequence genomic interval AATCTTGTTCCATTTATTCTTGATGCATTAAGGTGAAACAACAAAGATATAAAAGGAAGATGGAGGGAACAGAGCTTAAGAGGTTGCAGCAGATTGTGTCAAAGGAAGGAATATATTCCTTTTGTTGCCAATATTGGTATCAACAATGCAACGCAAAGCAACACCCCCATGTGTTTGTGTGCGCTCATATAGACACTTTTAGAAAGCATTGTTTAGGTATCTTGGACGTCAAAGCAACTACTTACTCTCCATCATGTAGAAGTTGAGGCGACAATAAAGAGACAAGGAAAGATCCGTGTTGATTTATCATAAGTATAAGAATGAGACAACATGACGAGGAGGTAATGTCACAGAATGTGCAAACTTGTAAAATAAAGATTTTTAAAAATAGATACAAAAAAGTACTTTCATGTAAGAAACAAAAACTTCTCTTTTTCTCATCTTCCTACCACATGCTCCTCTGAAAATCATCTGTTTCTGCAAATTGTAATTGATAGTCTCTTTAGTTTTCACCAAAATGGAAACAAAAACATGAACACAACTCGAGAGTAGACAACAAGAGATTCTTACTGTTTTGGGTACTCAAGAAGGTTCTGCTCTGAGATGTGTTGGCTTGAGGTGCAAAAAGATGGAAGCTTTTCAGACAAAACTTTGGGTGTTCTTGATGGGTTTTGTTGCTTCTTAAAGCCGAGAGATCAAAAAAACAACCTTGTGTATGGATATTTACACGTTTTGGTCTCTGCTGTTGTGACTACTATGTGTGAAAAAATCTGTACTGTAATTTTGGCTACCAAATGCCATTCTCCTGAACAATCTGATCTCAGCTGACTGTTGAGCTGAGTCAAATACCTCGCTTTCCCCTAGTCTCATCCCATTGGTCAGGTCTTCCGCAGATAAACTCTCAAGCGCTCTCACAACCTGCAACAAAAAAAAGCATTTCAAGATTCCTTTAAGTTTAAGACTCTTGTATTGAGGAAAGAAAGGAAGAGAAGGAAATGGTCTAGTACTTGTCCCATCCGAGGTCTCTTGGCAGCTGAGTGGCGCACGCAGGCTCCGGCTGCTTCAATCATTCTAAACATTTCGGAACCCACATAGTTTCCTCCAAGCTTGGGGTCTTCTAAAGAATCAAACTCCTCGGTTTCTACGGCATGGCTTATCAGAGGCCTTGCCTGAATAGCAAAAGGTCAAAAAGTCATATGATGATGACATGAAGAAAAATGTTTAAGAAAATAGCGTGCGTACCCATTCAACAAGGCTCTCCTCTCCCAGTGGTTGAGATGAATCCACCGGTTTACGTCCAGTGATTAACTCGAGCAGAACAACTCCAAAGGAGTATACATCAGACTTCTCTGTTAGTTTCCCACTTGATGCATACTCAGGAGCCAAGTAGCTGAATAAAAAGATGCAATGTTTGTGAGTTTAGTGGCCTTTTAATCAAACTAGGCAAGCGAGCACGTACCCAAATGTTCCCATAACCCTTGTGGTGATATGAGTGTTACAGTCAAGAGCTAATCTTGCAAGACCAAAGTCAGAAACCTATAAGGAAATGAGAATGTTATGTAACTGAAACCTTGAAAAATCAAGAATAGCCACAGACTAAATGTTGTACCCGAGCATCAAAGTTGTCCTCTAAAAGAATGTTAGACGACTTGATGTCCCTGTGAATGATACGAGGATGACCTGGCAATAGACAAATGTTTAGAAGCCTACCCTTAAGAAAAAAAATCAAAGTGAAGAAAAACAACTTACAATCTTCATGGAGGTAAGCTAGTCCACGAGCAGCACCAGCAGCGATTCTAACACGCGTTGCCCAGTCAAGAACTTCTTTAGATGCTATTCACAAGAGGCAGAAAGAACACACTGTGAGTACTACCAGTTGGTGTAAGTGTAATATCAGAAAATGTATTTTTGTTACTTTTTACCATGAAGGTGGAAGTAAAGGTCGTTGTTAGAGACATAATCATAAATGAGCAATCTACGGTCATCAGAGATGCAATGTCCCACGATTGAAACCAAGTGCCTGTGATGGATTCTGCTAAGCGTCTCGACTTCAGCTTTGAACTCTCTGTCACCTTGCCCTCCACCGATCTTAAGCTGTTTCACAGCAACTACTCTCCCATCTGGTAGCACCCCTTTGTATACACAACCAAATCCACCTTCGCCCAATAGATTCTCTTGAGAGAATCCGTTTGTTGCCTTCACAAGTTCCTCGTAAGAAAAGAGTGGTCTTGAATTGCCTAAGCCGCCGGATTGTGATTGTGAGAAGTAACTCCCTGAACGCTTTCCGGATACTATAGGTGCAGATGACTGTGTCCTAAAGAAAGCTGCATCTGTACATATGTCCAAAACAAGTCAAGAAACAGTTTTTTACTTAGGCTTAAATGAAACTAGTTACCTGGTCTTGAGGAGGAGGAGCTCATTGGTGATGGTGTGACATAGCCACCGCTAACAGCTGAGAGGCGTTTCTCTCGTCTTCTCACGCACCAGACAATGAGTCCAATAAGACTGAAAACTATGAGGGCTGCAGCGACACTGATGCCAACAACAGCTCCAGTACCAATGCCACTAGTATGAGTAGAGTTTGAGGTATCAGGAGCACTAGGAGGAAGGTTGTTTTGAGGTGTATTGTTGGAACCTGGTGGTACAAGTATCTCGGAAGGAGAATCTTGAACAGGAGGAGGAGGGGAGAATGTTGGTGGTGGTAGAGTATCTGATGGCGGTGGAGTAGTATCCTCTGGTGGTGGTGGTGGAGGAGACTGAATGGGACGACCTGACGGAGAAGAAGGAGGAGGTGGAGAAGACTGAATGGGACGCTCTGGAGGCGGTGAAGGAGGAGGAGACTGAGAGGGACGCCCTGAAGACGGTGGAGGAGAGCGTTGAGAGATTGGTGGGGAAGGAGAAGGGCGTGGAGGAGGAACAGATGAAGGAGGTGGAGGGGAAGAAGGCAATGGTGGCGGCGGTGAAGTTGAAGGAGGAGGTGAAGGGATCACTGGCTGTGGCGGTGGGGGAGAGGTCTCAGGTGGTTTAGGCAGAGGAGGAGGTGGTGGTGAGGTTGTAACCGGAGGAGGAGCATCATTTGGTGGCGGCGGTGATGGAGTCAGCGGCGGTGTCACTGGTGGTGGTGTGGCCGGAGGAGGAGACTGAGAGGGTGGTGGTGAAGTAGCATTGTTAGTCGGAAGAGAACTGCCCAACGGCGGAGAAACAACCGGTGGAGGCGGTGGAGAAGTTGAAACAGGAGGCTGAGCCGGCGTTGTTGCCATCTAAATTCCGACAAGATACAAATCTATCACCGACAAGCTTCTAGGTCCATCAGAAAACTCAAATTCTCAAACTTTGCTCGGAGAGATGATTGGGATCACTTTCAAACCTAAAAATGCAGAGTTTTGAGTAAGACAGTCTCCTGAAAGCACCAAACTTTCACCAACCCTAACAATACTAAACGTGACGAAGCGGCAATCTTTCCAGATCAAACACACACACAGCTTAAACCCTAAATTACTCAAACACCTAAAGCTTCACGACGAAGCAGAGACGTGAAAGAGCTTCTTCAGATCTCCTTTAAACCTCAGATCTATCTGTAAGAGCTTTCTTCACTCAAACACCATAACTGAAACAAACACAAAAGAATATTAAAAGTTGACAGCTTTACACATCTTCAGACATTAAAGACCATCAAACAAAACACACAAGTAGCTTTGTCTTTCTTCTTCTAAACTCTTTCTTGAATCTCTAAAAAGTAAAAATGAATCAAATCTTCTTACAGAATTCAGAACAATAATTTTTTTCTGAACAAAGTAAACAATCAAAATCAACGGTCAAAGAAATCAAAGATTATATTTTTTAGTTTTTATAAGGAAATAAATTAATTTCTGTCCACAAACGAAAGAAATCAAAATAAGCTACTTACCAATTTCACTTGTTTTTTTTTCTTATGTTTTTTTTGTTTTATTCAAGCTTGTACGCGTCTTTTTGTTTTTAATATAATAACGCGGTTCGTCATCAATCTATCGATGATAATCAGAAATAATCTCACATGACCTCCGACCTTTTTTAACTTGACGTGAAGTAAACCATTAACTGTTAATCAAATTGGCATATTCATGTTTTCTAGAGTATTATTTCAATGACATGTAGGTGTCTGGTAATGCTAATTACGTTTTACTTGAATATCGAAATAAGTTCAAGTATTTAATATGTTGTGTTAATTCTTTAAGTTGACTTTTCTATATCAAGTTGTAGTTTGACTTGACCGCTTGAGAAATTAATACTATAAAATTACGTTTTTTCTTTCTTTTGACATCATATATTGCATTTAAAAAGGAGAAATTTTTGTTTAATATATGAGTTTAATATATAATTATATATTTAACACTAGACATCTATAAAAAACTATAGCACATGACATCTATTAAAAATTCAACACTTAAAATTTATGCGGTTAAAGCATTTCCAACCATATTCCATAATTTATTTAAAGTAAAAAATGTTTCAATCATATTCAGTTTTTAACTCGTAAACATTTAGTTATTCTATAAATAGAATAATCATTTTATCTTCTATTAATTATTCTATTTTTCTTCAAAAATATAATAAGAGTAAATTTAACTTAATTATATAATTAATCAATTTTAAAATATTCTGATTTAAAAATAACCTACTATATCAAAGATAGTTCACATTCGGATTACAAAAGAACTAATCATCTTGTAATATCAATAAATTCGGAAGATTATGTTTTAACACAATATAGTTAAAAGGACGGCTATCTGACTATATTTGCAAAGCAAATTATCAAAAAATTATGTTTTGACATTTTGTAATCGTTCAACGAAATTTTGTCATATTTAAATATATTCATATACTAAATGTTATCATAAAATAGACCGGTAAAATTAGATTCATAGCCAGTTTTATAATTCGGAAGATTTGGTGGAGTGAAACTTCGATGAAAAACCGCAAAATTGGACATTTAACCACTTGATTAAATTCAAGTCAATTCCTAGCTTCTATTGTTTATTGTAATTATGCTATTAATCCGATATATCAGTCACACATAACACCAATTTATAAATCTTATATATTTAATAAAAAGCCAATAACCACGTGTTTTACATTACTAAGCACACTATCCAGCCTGAAAATGTTCTACAATTTTATAGCCATAAATATTGGGACCATTTCTACCTCAGTTGATCCAATCTATTTGTATTGGTCCTAATTGATTTTAGTGTTCGTATTTGTAAGATTAGCGTGAAGACTCCGGTGATGACATATGTGCACTCATCACAACCTTTGACGTTTGAAGAATGAGATCTTAAACATCTCTTTCTAATAAAGAAATACAAATCCTTTAATATTTTCCAATTTACACAGTGCAATTATATATTACGTTTTCAAGACATAACTTAGTATGTCATTTAATCAACAACGGTATATCAATAATTATGTTATTTGTACTGTTGTCACAAATGGATTTCAGTCTAGAAAATCCATCATAAATGTTAAAACACAGGTTGTGATCATAAATGTTAAAACACAGGTTCAAGGTTTACCT includes:
- the LOC106300007 gene encoding proline-rich receptor-like protein kinase PERK9; translated protein: MATTPAQPPVSTSPPPPPVVSPPLGSSLPTNNATSPPPSQSPPPATPPPVTPPLTPSPPPPNDAPPPVTTSPPPPPLPKPPETSPPPPQPVIPSPPPSTSPPPPLPSSPPPPSSVPPPRPSPSPPISQRSPPPSSGRPSQSPPPSPPPERPIQSSPPPPSSPSGRPIQSPPPPPPEDTTPPPSDTLPPPTFSPPPPVQDSPSEILVPPGSNNTPQNNLPPSAPDTSNSTHTSGIGTGAVVGISVAAALIVFSLIGLIVWCVRRREKRLSAVSGGYVTPSPMSSSSSRPDAAFFRTQSSAPIVSGKRSGSYFSQSQSGGLGNSRPLFSYEELVKATNGFSQENLLGEGGFGCVYKGVLPDGRVVAVKQLKIGGGQGDREFKAEVETLSRIHHRHLVSIVGHCISDDRRLLIYDYVSNNDLYFHLHASKEVLDWATRVRIAAGAARGLAYLHEDCHPRIIHRDIKSSNILLEDNFDARVSDFGLARLALDCNTHITTRVMGTFGYLAPEYASSGKLTEKSDVYSFGVVLLELITGRKPVDSSQPLGEESLVEWARPLISHAVETEEFDSLEDPKLGGNYVGSEMFRMIEAAGACVRHSAAKRPRMGQVVRALESLSAEDLTNGMRLGESEVFDSAQQSAEIRLFRRMAFGSQNYSTDFFTHSSHNSRDQNV